The Mus pahari chromosome 5, PAHARI_EIJ_v1.1, whole genome shotgun sequence genomic sequence TTTGATAAAAAGTGGTATAGATATGGTAAAAATATGTTTAGTTAAGAAAGATATCTGAGCCCTATTCTAAAAGCACACAATACAGTAAGTGTAGAAACCTCGATGTGTTACTTTGTCTGCTACAGTGACAACATATTTGAAGAAAGCAACTTCAGAGCTAAGGCTTTGTTTCAGCTCACAGCTTAAAAGTCTTATCCATAAGAATAGGGAAGTAACCCAGACAGCTTGTGACATTGTGTCTTcaaatgaagcagagagaggtcaTTTCTGCTCAGCATCCTTCCTCTTTTACTTTCTGTTATGAATCCTAACCAAGAAAATGCTACCATTCAGGTTTAGGATACATCTTTCATATCAGATAACTCAAATTAGAAACTCCCTTTCAGACATATCCTAGAGGGTTattttccatggtgattctaaatcccatcaagttaaTAAATAACCACCACAATATGTGAGTTCATGGTAatctttactttttctattttgcttAATATATGATGAATGGCTAATATGATCATGTTTCTAGAACCTTTCTGTGGCTATGTATATTTAGATGATAAAACTTTGTTTCTAACACCCTACAACTGCTTTAATGagtctagattaaaaaaaaaaatccccgtGGCCAATTTTGAAAGCATTGACTTTTAGCTTGGTAGGTAATGATTAGGTATCCTCCcagaaaatttattaattttttttctctaaacaatGAGGTTCCCTTCCTGCATATTGAAATGTGTAAGTGGCTAATGAAACATTTACATGGGTCTGTTATAGTCacatgaatttttatttagtgAGCCATAATAACAACcgtagttttaaattaaggttgATCAGCTTTTAACACAGCCTGATTCATGATATCTGAAGCAGATTTTGTCCTCTGGACTCTGGATGTCAGCCACATAAAAGTACTCCTGTGATATACCCTGTGATCAAAGTATAATCCTGACAAAATCACTGTAATTATGCCTTTGACACCTATAGCATTGGACCAGAGCTGAATGGTATAATTTTCAAAGTTTCTTCTTGGTTCCCTCTTGCTCTCCCATATCCCTGgaagcctccttttttttttttttttttttttttaatacattcttCATGCCATGGCATCTCTCTCCCAtttcttgcttcattttctgGCACCATTATCATCTGAACTTTGATAGGTTACCTAAATTCTCAAGTGAATCAGTTTTATCTTTTAGAAATCGGTACAATGAGGTCAGATGGTGTACAGGGTGGTCTCTGGAGGAGAGCAGGTTGCCACTCTTGCAAGCTTTGGAGGCAGAGCCACTGCAATGTTCCAGATCGAGGATCTTATGCCAAAGTTGGACTGGGTAGAGATGAAGCAGAAGATGCATGAGGATGTGTTCTCCTCCATTCGGAAGTTCCTCATCTACATGGCCCTGCTGCAAGTCACTCCATATATCTTAGAGAAGCTGGATAGCATCTGAGGACTGGGAATCATGTGGATGCATGGCATGAAGAACCTGGTGatggtttcttttcctgtctgcAGATGAGTTGGCCCAGAAAGGTGTAAGACTGATTAAATGGACATAAAAACTACTTGTTGAAAACAAGTTGGGCTTTGAGAATTGACCTCCATAGTTGAAATATAAAGCTACTTGGGAAGTACAAAAAGATGTCTTGTGTTCATGGTGCCCTTAGGCCCATGAACTCCACCCCTGTGAGTGTTGATGGAAGGATAAATAATGTCAGGCTCTAAGGGGAGTCATTTCTGTTTACCACTTCTGTTCCAAGTGTTATTTGTGAAGTCTGTTTGGAAGTCAGCATACACCCACAATGACATTTAAGCagtctatattttaaataaacattctgatgaagaaaaaaaaaagaaatgggtgtAATGGGTAAGACAATGTCATGCTGAAAGATAAAATGAGACAGTCcataattttccaatttttaatcccaatccagGGTTTCTACCTGACCTTTGAACATTTACTTCCTGGATAAAAgatctttatatttacaataagccttaatcagtACTACagttgggcagatatctaccATTTATGTTACTAGAATCTACTTTTCCCAGTGTGGTGCAGGAGCTggggaaacctctagaaagtcccagatgtctgGGGTGttagaggctcccaggactcagtgaaGATGATCTTAGTCAATattcccaacagtggggagatggaacctgaagagaccacctccagtagatagagaTGATCTTCATTTGAGACAGGAGGCACCTATccatctttaaattcttttttcaaaggatatatatagtttatatagatatatagatatatttatatagatatatttggacattttccattttctttatttacatttccaatgttttccCCTTACCAGGTCTCCTCTTAAGAAGCCCCCTTTCccgtcctccctctccctgcccctacgagggtgctcccccacccacccactccaatcTTCACACCCTGGCATTCTGGTACaatggggcattgaacaccctcagacccaaaggcctctcctcacactgaagtccaacaagaccatcctctgtcacatatgcagCCGGAGCTATGGTTCCCTccttgtgtattctttgattgatGATCCAGgctccaggagctccagggggtctggccttTTGACACttttgctccctccatgggactacaaatcccctcagctccttcagtcccttttccaactcctccatcagggtcccctgtgctcagtcaaatagttggctctgagcatccacctctgtatttgcaaggcgttggaagggcctctcaggagacagacagccatatcaggctttcATCAGCAAGTACTTACATGCATCCAtgatagcatctgggtttggtgtctgtatatgggatggatccccaggtggggcagtctaaggatggcctttccttcagtctctgctccacactttgtctccgtatttcctcctgtgagtatttataataaccagaagctaaaaacaacccagatgtccctcaacagaggaatggatacagaaaatgtggtacatttatgcaatggaatactactcagctattataaaacaatgatttcatgaaatttacaggaaaatggatggaacttgaaaatatcatcctgagtgaggtaactcagtctcaaaagaacacacacacggGATATATTCACctatcagtggatattagcccataaagtttggaatacccaagattcaattcacagaaaatatgaaacctaagaagaaggaaaaccaaaaggtGGATGCATCTTAAAAaattctgtctaaaggaaaaacagggacaaaaacagagctgtgactggcccaacttgggatccatcctgtaCATAAGCCCCAAACCCTGACATTATAATGTGTGTTATGTTGTGCTTTCAGAAAGGAGACTAGCATGACTGACCTCTGAGtgactctaccagcagctgactgagtcaaatgcagatatttacagctAATCATTAGATTAAGGTCAGGAACCCCTACAGAAGAGTTAACAAAAAGATTAAAGGAACTGAAAAAGGATTACAACCGcattggaagaaaaataatatcaactATCCAgagccctcagagctcccagagaataataagccaccaaccaaagagtacatgtgggCTGATCCATGCCTCTGCTACTGCACAAACATAAGAAAAGACTGCCTAGTCTggtcttagtgggagaagatacaTTTAATCCTGCAGAAACTTGATACCCTTAACTCAAATTGGCCAGCACTCAGGGTCATGTTTTCATGACTCCTAACCCAcagtgatttctttctcttcattcaccttctttttcctcttgtggTTCACCTTGGACCCACCCAGTCCAAGAATCCTAAACCTCACCTaggtctcttctgcccagctattggctgttaaCATCTTtgtttaccaatcagaaataatcTGTGGACAAGGTCGCATATTGTCAAGATGTAGAATCTCTTGTCTCTGGGACAACCAGTCTTGAGGAACCAATATTATCATTAGagtacaagcagcatcaggccagcATACTATAGTCCATAGTGAGGATGAGATGTAGATTCCAGGCCTAGAAAAAAGCTCCTCTGAAACTTAGAGCCACTTAATAATGTGTAAATCAGTATCCCCATATGTTATTTAGATTGTAGGCTAAGACCCAGGGGTGAAGTTTACAATTAACTATGTATTACAGCCATGAAGTTATCCACTCAGGCTTCTTTCTAGGCTGCACTTCTTCATGTCATTCAGACTATTTCTTATCATGGATGTTGTTCCAATGAGCTGCTTTAGAGAAGGactagtaaataataaataaaatattcatgtaatATCTTGTCAAGCATATTTCTTTTTTGGAACTATTCTCAAGtccattacatattatataaatattaatatttgtaatCCATAAGCATTTTGACATGTGAGAAATAATAGGCTTCAAGAATCTTAAgccaaaaatgtaaataaagtaaattcaACCTGTTTCAGTAGGTTTGCCAACACTCTCTTCTATAAACAAGTAGCAATACAGAGGCTTTAAGATGCTATTGATACATTTTACACCATTGATTGTATCTATAACCAATGACTACCCATTAAATGACATTGCTGTGTAAAATCTGATTTTCCaaatcagaattcttttttttttttcatagcaacagaagtaTTGGCTACTTCAAATATCTCTGGAAGATTCACAAACCCAAATAACATACGAAACTAGTTATTTTAAACAACAGATGAAAACATTTCAGAAACATTTGAGAAAGATGCACACATTTTCAATGGAACCCTAAGTATGAAACTGTAACTAAGAGCCTGTGTGTTTTGAATTTGTCAAGGTATAAAACCCTGCAATGTTCTGTGGGAGTGGCCATTATTTATGCCTGACTTTTCTATAATGAGGCCAATGATATAAAGCATTAAAGAAAGGCACattgaaatagaaaatacataCAATACATTAATATTTACCGGCAAAATCTCATTTCTAGAATCTTTTCTGTCAGCCTAACTGTGAGAGAGAAAGGCAACAGTTCATGCGCACATTTTTCAATCATCTTGAAATGCCCTTTACTGGTGTAATTTACTTCCCAGCTCTGAACACATTCTAAACAGCTACTTTGTTAAAATGTGAAAgatgttaaaaagtaaaatgaacatATCATGTGCTAAAGAAGAATATGGAAGAAAGTTGAGGTCATTCAAATTATTGGTAAAAAGATTATACTTCATAATGATAATCATAAaaatgaagagacagaaaagaagtaaCAAGGGAAATGCCATGTTGCCCAATGTATAAACTCGATACCATCCCCTTGCTTGGACACTCAGACAGTATGGAAGCACATGTCATAGAAAACAGCTATATTTCCCAGTGTCAAATCAGAATATAAATTTATCATAAATCATCAAGTAGTCTGTAGTGGGGAAACAGAGAAATGATATAacttcttatttttctcattttttaaatgaaatcttcTTTTGCTGTTAGAAATATTCCAATAGCATAAAGCACAGCTACAGTAACGACTCAGAAGTCTAACCTACGGTTTACACTCTAAGCACTACTGGGTTTTTCTACTCTTGCCCTCAAGTTTACTTACTTCCAcgatacttctttttttaaaaatttatttaatattattttctttatttacatttcaaatgctatccggaaagttccttatacccccccccgaccctgctcccctacacacccactcccactacttggccctggccttcccctgtgctgggtcatacaaagtttgcaagaccaaggggcctctcttcccaatgatggNNGATTNggccatcttctgctacatatgcagctagagacacNagctcagggggtactggttagttcatattgttgttgcacctacagggttgcagccccctacaattccttggttactttctctagctcctccattgggggccctgtgttctatccaatagctgactgtgagcatccacttctgtgtttgccaggcactggcatagcctcacaagaggccattatatcagggtcccttcagcagaatcttgctggcatgtgcattagtatctgggtttggtggctgatgatgggatggattcccggatggggtagtctcctttcatcttagctctaaattttgtctctgtacctatatcctttcatgggtattttgttccttattctaaggaggaatgaagtatccatacgaCTTCTATTAGACTTAAGGTCCATACTGTTTACTTCAGTGACATTTACACCTAACAGTTCCTTCCACAGTTATCAGAGGAAATGAGTAATAAAACTATTGCAGGACAAGTTGGGAATAAATATATCTTACTAACCTGAATAAGAACATTTCATGCTGG encodes the following:
- the LOC110321174 gene encoding mitochondrial import receptor subunit TOM5 homolog, with translation MFQIEDLMPKLDWVEMKQKMHEDVFSSIRKFLIYMALLQVTPYILEKLDSI